One genomic region from Gossypium hirsutum isolate 1008001.06 chromosome D13, Gossypium_hirsutum_v2.1, whole genome shotgun sequence encodes:
- the LOC107919823 gene encoding protein FAR1-RELATED SEQUENCE 5 isoform X1, producing the protein MDPEILEFDIGLGGGGSSGRDGDDDANIGLDVDEDMADSPAPSSILASNSNGGGFGTGGGEIYLPEGDLLDLEPYEGMEFESEEAAKAFYNSYARRVGFSTRVSSSRRSRRDGAIIQRQFVCAKEGFRNLNEKRTKDREIKRPRTITRVGCKASLSVKVQDSGKWVVSGFVREHNHELVPPDQVHCLRSHRQISGPAKTLIDTLQAAGMGPRRIMSALIKEYGGISKVGFTEVDCRNYMRNNRQRSLEGDIQLLLDYLRQMQAENPNFFFAVQGDEDQALTSNVFWADPKSRMNYTYFGDTVTFDTTYRSNRYRLPFAPFTGVNHHGQPVLFGCAFLINESEASFVWLFKTWLMAMSGRPPVSITTDHDAVIRSAITQVFPETRHRFCKWHIFKKCQEKLSHVFLKHPTFEADFHKCVNLPESIEEFESCWLSLVDRYELRDHEWLQMMYNDRRHWIPVYLRDTFFAEMSITQRSDSMNSYFDGFVNASTNLNQFFKLYEKALESRNEKEVKADYDTMNTSPALKTPSPMEKQASELYTRKLFTRFQEELVGTLTFMASKSDDDDDVITYQVAKFGEDHKSYYVKFNVLEMKAACSCQMFEFSGLLCRHVLAVFRVTNVLTLPSHYILKRWTKNARSSVILEERSSDVYTNYLESHTVRYNTLRHETFKLVDEGSKSLDTCNVAIDALQQAAKRVALATKNEGRATLVNGRIRGTLHVMLVGQIPLITKCPVNHYLRMTWTRRSENLQMSWTMRVENVKFTGRICFLF; encoded by the exons atGGACCCGGAGATTCTCGAATTCGATATAGGCTTAGGCGGAGGAGGTAGCAGCGGTCGCGACGGCGACGATGATGCCAATATAGGGTTAGACGTTGATGAGGACATGGCTGATAGTCCCGCTCCCTCTTCAATTCTCGCTTCTAATAGCAATGGAGGTGGCTTCGGAACCGGCGGCGGTGAAATTTACCTTCCAGAAGGTGACCTACTGGATCTCGAGCCTTATGAAGGTATGGAATTCGAGTCTGAAGAAGCCGCTAAGGCCTTCTACAATTCGTATGCTCGCCGTGTCGGTTTTAGTACGCGTGTGAGTTCTTCTCGCCGTTCCAGGCGCGACGGAGCGATTATTCAGAGACAGTTTGTTTGTGCTAAAGAAGGGTTTAGGAATTTGAATGAGAAGAGAACTAAGGATAGGGAGATTAAGCGTCCTCGTACTATAACTAGAGTAGGATGTAAGGCTTCCTTGTCTGTTAAAGTGCAAGATTCTGGGAAATGGGTTGTGTCTGGATTTGTTCGAGAACATAATCATGAGCTTGTTCCACCTGATCAAGTTCATTGTCTTAGGTCTCATAGGCAAATATCTGGGCCTGCCAAGACTTTGATTGATACATTGCAAGCTGCTGGGATGGGACCTCGTAGGATTATGTCTGCTTTAATAAAAGAATATGGTGGAATTAGTAAGGTTGGGTTTACAGAAGTGGATTGTAGGAACTATATGAGGAATAATCGGCAGAGGAGCTTGGAAGGAGATATTCAATTACTCTTGGACTATTTGAGGCAAATGCAAGCTGAGAACCCCAATTTCTTTTTCGCTGTTCAGGGTGACGAGGATCAAGCTTTGACTAGTAATGTATTTTGGGCTGACCCCAAGTCTAGGATGAATTATACTTACTTTGGGGATACTGTTACCTTTGATACTACCTATAGGTCGAACAGGTATCGATTACCTTTTGCACCTTTCACTGGGGTAAACCACCATGGACAGCCAGTTTTGTTTGGATGTGCTTTCTTAATAAATGAATCGGAAGCATCGTTTGTTTGGCTGTTCAAGACTTGGCTTATGGCAATGTCTGGTCGCCCTCCGGTGTCTATCACCACTGATCATGATGCTGTTATTCGATCAGCCATTACACAGGTTTTCCCTGAGACTCGGCACCGTTTCTGCAAATGGCACATCTTCAAGAAATGCCAAGAGAAGTTGTCCCATGTGTTCCTTAAGCATCCGACCTTTGAGGCGGATTTCCATAAGTGTGTTAACTTGCCTGAGTCGATTGAGGAGTTTGAGTCTTGTTGGCTGTCTCTTGTAGATCGATACGAACTCAGGGATCATGAATGGCTTCAGATGATGTACAATGATCGCAGGCACTGGATCCCTGTATATCTGCGGGACACTTTTTTTGCTGAGATGTCTATAACTCAACGAAGTGATAGCATGAACTCATACTTTGATGGCTTTGTGAATGCTTCAACTAATCTAAATCAGTTCTTTAAGCTCTATGAGAAAGCTCTGGAGAGTCGAAATGAGAAAGAAGTGAAAGCTGATTATGATACAATGAACACTTCCCCTGCTCTGAAGACCCCATCTCCAATGGAGAAACAGGCGTCAGAGCTTTATACCAGAAAACTGTTTACAAGATTTCAGGAGGAGTTAGTTGGGACTCTGACATTCATGGCATCAAAATCagacgatgatgatgatgttatAACATATCAGGTGGCAAAGTTCGGAGAGGATCATAAATCCTACTATGTTAAGTTCAATGTTTTAGAAATGAAGGCCGCTTGTAGCTGCCAGATGTTTGAGTTTTCTGGTCTTCTATGTAGACATGTATTGGCAGTTTTCAGAGTAACCAATGTCCTTACGCTCCCATCTCATTATATTTTGAAACGATGGACGAAAAATGCAAGGAGTAGTGTTATATTAGAAGAACGTTCTAGCGATGTATATACTAATTATCTTGAATCTCATACAGTCCGGTATAATACCCTACGCCATGAGACCTTCAAACTTGTTGATGAAGGATCAAAGTCTTTAGACACTTGCAATGTGGCAATAGATGCTCTCCAACAGGCTGCCAAAAGAGTTGCACTTGCAACAAAGAATGAGGGCAGGGCTACACTGGTTAACGGGCGGATCAGGGGGACTCTGCACGTGATGCTAGTCGGGCAAATACCACTAATCACAAAATGCCCTGTCAACCATTATCTGAG GATGACATGGACAAGAAGATCCGAGAACTTACAAATGAGCTGGACTATGCGAGTCGAAAATGTGAAGTTTACAGGTCGAATCTGCTTTCTGTTTTAA
- the LOC107919823 gene encoding protein FAR1-RELATED SEQUENCE 5 isoform X2 translates to MDPEILEFDIGLGGGGSSGRDGDDDANIGLDVDEDMADSPAPSSILASNSNGGGFGTGGGEIYLPEGDLLDLEPYEGMEFESEEAAKAFYNSYARRVGFSTRVSSSRRSRRDGAIIQRQFVCAKEGFRNLNEKRTKDREIKRPRTITRVGCKASLSVKVQDSGKWVVSGFVREHNHELVPPDQVHCLRSHRQISGPAKTLIDTLQAAGMGPRRIMSALIKEYGGISKVGFTEVDCRNYMRNNRQRSLEGDIQLLLDYLRQMQAENPNFFFAVQGDEDQALTSNVFWADPKSRMNYTYFGDTVTFDTTYRSNRYRLPFAPFTGVNHHGQPVLFGCAFLINESEASFVWLFKTWLMAMSGRPPVSITTDHDAVIRSAITQVFPETRHRFCKWHIFKKCQEKLSHVFLKHPTFEADFHKCVNLPESIEEFESCWLSLVDRYELRDHEWLQMMYNDRRHWIPVYLRDTFFAEMSITQRSDSMNSYFDGFVNASTNLNQFFKLYEKALESRNEKEVKADYDTMNTSPALKTPSPMEKQASELYTRKLFTRFQEELVGTLTFMASKSDDDDDVITYQVAKFGEDHKSYYVKFNVLEMKAACSCQMFEFSGLLCRHVLAVFRVTNVLTLPSHYILKRWTKNARSSVILEERSSDVYTNYLESHTVRYNTLRHETFKLVDEGSKSLDTCNVAIDALQQAAKRVALATKNEGRATLDDMDKKIRELTNELDYASRKCEVYRSNLLSVLKDIEDHKLQLSIKVQNIKIRMKDGL, encoded by the exons atGGACCCGGAGATTCTCGAATTCGATATAGGCTTAGGCGGAGGAGGTAGCAGCGGTCGCGACGGCGACGATGATGCCAATATAGGGTTAGACGTTGATGAGGACATGGCTGATAGTCCCGCTCCCTCTTCAATTCTCGCTTCTAATAGCAATGGAGGTGGCTTCGGAACCGGCGGCGGTGAAATTTACCTTCCAGAAGGTGACCTACTGGATCTCGAGCCTTATGAAGGTATGGAATTCGAGTCTGAAGAAGCCGCTAAGGCCTTCTACAATTCGTATGCTCGCCGTGTCGGTTTTAGTACGCGTGTGAGTTCTTCTCGCCGTTCCAGGCGCGACGGAGCGATTATTCAGAGACAGTTTGTTTGTGCTAAAGAAGGGTTTAGGAATTTGAATGAGAAGAGAACTAAGGATAGGGAGATTAAGCGTCCTCGTACTATAACTAGAGTAGGATGTAAGGCTTCCTTGTCTGTTAAAGTGCAAGATTCTGGGAAATGGGTTGTGTCTGGATTTGTTCGAGAACATAATCATGAGCTTGTTCCACCTGATCAAGTTCATTGTCTTAGGTCTCATAGGCAAATATCTGGGCCTGCCAAGACTTTGATTGATACATTGCAAGCTGCTGGGATGGGACCTCGTAGGATTATGTCTGCTTTAATAAAAGAATATGGTGGAATTAGTAAGGTTGGGTTTACAGAAGTGGATTGTAGGAACTATATGAGGAATAATCGGCAGAGGAGCTTGGAAGGAGATATTCAATTACTCTTGGACTATTTGAGGCAAATGCAAGCTGAGAACCCCAATTTCTTTTTCGCTGTTCAGGGTGACGAGGATCAAGCTTTGACTAGTAATGTATTTTGGGCTGACCCCAAGTCTAGGATGAATTATACTTACTTTGGGGATACTGTTACCTTTGATACTACCTATAGGTCGAACAGGTATCGATTACCTTTTGCACCTTTCACTGGGGTAAACCACCATGGACAGCCAGTTTTGTTTGGATGTGCTTTCTTAATAAATGAATCGGAAGCATCGTTTGTTTGGCTGTTCAAGACTTGGCTTATGGCAATGTCTGGTCGCCCTCCGGTGTCTATCACCACTGATCATGATGCTGTTATTCGATCAGCCATTACACAGGTTTTCCCTGAGACTCGGCACCGTTTCTGCAAATGGCACATCTTCAAGAAATGCCAAGAGAAGTTGTCCCATGTGTTCCTTAAGCATCCGACCTTTGAGGCGGATTTCCATAAGTGTGTTAACTTGCCTGAGTCGATTGAGGAGTTTGAGTCTTGTTGGCTGTCTCTTGTAGATCGATACGAACTCAGGGATCATGAATGGCTTCAGATGATGTACAATGATCGCAGGCACTGGATCCCTGTATATCTGCGGGACACTTTTTTTGCTGAGATGTCTATAACTCAACGAAGTGATAGCATGAACTCATACTTTGATGGCTTTGTGAATGCTTCAACTAATCTAAATCAGTTCTTTAAGCTCTATGAGAAAGCTCTGGAGAGTCGAAATGAGAAAGAAGTGAAAGCTGATTATGATACAATGAACACTTCCCCTGCTCTGAAGACCCCATCTCCAATGGAGAAACAGGCGTCAGAGCTTTATACCAGAAAACTGTTTACAAGATTTCAGGAGGAGTTAGTTGGGACTCTGACATTCATGGCATCAAAATCagacgatgatgatgatgttatAACATATCAGGTGGCAAAGTTCGGAGAGGATCATAAATCCTACTATGTTAAGTTCAATGTTTTAGAAATGAAGGCCGCTTGTAGCTGCCAGATGTTTGAGTTTTCTGGTCTTCTATGTAGACATGTATTGGCAGTTTTCAGAGTAACCAATGTCCTTACGCTCCCATCTCATTATATTTTGAAACGATGGACGAAAAATGCAAGGAGTAGTGTTATATTAGAAGAACGTTCTAGCGATGTATATACTAATTATCTTGAATCTCATACAGTCCGGTATAATACCCTACGCCATGAGACCTTCAAACTTGTTGATGAAGGATCAAAGTCTTTAGACACTTGCAATGTGGCAATAGATGCTCTCCAACAGGCTGCCAAAAGAGTTGCACTTGCAACAAAGAATGAGGGCAGGGCTACACTG GATGACATGGACAAGAAGATCCGAGAACTTACAAATGAGCTGGACTATGCGAGTCGAAAATGTGAAGTTTACAGGTCGAATCTGCTTTCTGTTTTAAAAGACATTGAAGATCATAAGCTGCAGCTGTCAATTAAAGTGCAAAATATAAAGATCAGGATGAAGGATGGCCTGTGA
- the LOC107919825 gene encoding transcription termination factor MTERF6, chloroplastic/mitochondrial, which yields MDVTSCQNGGSIMWFFRDKGFDDKSINEMFKKCKRLQRVHKERASENWSYLKSIGIQERKLPSVVSKCPKILALGLYEKLVPMVECLATLGTERREVASAIARFPQIVSHSVQEKLCPLLAFFQALGVSERQLGKMILLNPRLISYSIESKLTDIVNFLATLGLTREWMIGKVLAKYPFIMGYSVNKRLRPTTEFLKSVGLSKTDLQTVTMNFPEVLCRDVDKILRPNFAYLKRSGFEDRQIAALVTGYPPILIKSIKNSLEPRIRFLVEVMGRQIDEVANYPDFFRHGLKKRVELRHRLLKEKDVNCSLSEMLDCNHKKFLLKFGLFEGLA from the coding sequence ATGGATGTTACTAGCTGTCAAAATGGTGGTAGCATCATGTGGTTCTTCAGAGACAAAGGTTTTGATGATAAAAGCATCAATGAAATGTTCAAGAAATGTAAGCGCCTTCAACGCGTGCACAAGGAAAGAGCCTCCGAAAACTGGTCTTACCTGAAAAGCATTGGTATTCAAGAGAGAAAGCTACCTTCTGTTGTTTCCAAGTGCCCCAAAATCCTTGCCCTTGGTCTATATGAGAAGCTTGTCCCCATGGTAGAGTGCCTTGCTACGCTAGGAACCGAACGCCGCGAAGTTGCTTCTGCCATTGCTAGATTCCCTCAAATAGTCTCACACAGTGTGCAAGAGAAGCTTTGCCCACTCTTGGCTTTCTTTCAAGCATTGGGAGTCTCTGAAAGGCAACTAGGCAAAATGATATTGCTAAATCCTAGGCTTATCAGTTATAGCATTGAATCTAAACTCACAGATATTGTTAACTTCCTTGCCACACTTGGCCTTACCAGAGAATGGATGATCGGTAAAGTTCTGGCAAAATACCCGTTTATAATGGGTTATAGTGTCAACAAAAGGCTACGTCCTACAACCGAGTTCTTAAAATCGGTTGGTTTATCCAAGACAGATCTTCAAACAGTGACCATGAACTTTCCTGAAGTCTTGTGCCGTGATGTTGACAAGATTCTAAGACCAAACTTTGCATATCTTAAAAGAAGTGGATTTGAGGATAGACAGATAGCAGCTTTGGTGACTGGCTATCCCCCTATTCTAATCAAGAGCATCAAGAATTCCTTAGAACCTAGGATTAGGTTCTTGGTTGAGGTGATGGGGAGGCAAATCGATGAAGTAGCTAATTACCCTGACTTTTTCCGGCACGGTTTAAAGAAGCGAGTAGAGTTGCGGCACCGGCTTTTAAAAGAGAAGGATGTCAATTGTAGCTTAAGTGAAATGCTAGACTGCAATCACAAGAAGTTTCTATTGAAGTTTGGTTTGTTTGAAGGACTTGCCTGA
- the LOC107919824 gene encoding pentatricopeptide repeat-containing protein At4g38150 encodes MESSQARRVLTKLMKVLTLRPHHPVSRAAPSSCVLQTRLFSDIKRPITENESIRSNEDDDGATEHISKRPLRGRRPFNPSFRETEGASFDRNRSSFQSPNAKFASDPTKKREDSQSDVNFLEKFKLGLENKRERVPSESEAMHRKEHEEKLSPPEDADEIFKKMKETGLIPNAVAMLDGLCKDGLIQEAMKLFGLMREKGTIPEVVIYTAVVDGFCKAHKLEDAKRIFRKMQSKAGHSPNVTTFVGLVDGLCKEKGVEEAVNVIGTLKQKGFLVNDKAVRQFLDKRAPFSPLVWEAIFGKKTSQKAF; translated from the exons ATGGAATCATCACAAGCTCGGCGGGTTTTAACGAAGCTGATGAAGGTTTTAACTTTGAGGCCCCATCACCCCGTTTCAAGGGCAGCACCTTCATCATGTGTCTTGCAAACGCGCCTTTTCAGCGATATAAAACGACCCATCACTGAAAATGAATCCATCAGGAGCAATGAGGATGATGATGGGGCTACCGAACATATTTCCAAACGACCCTTAAGGGGTCGAAGGCCTTTCAATCCGTCTTTTAGAGAAACCGAAGGAGCCAGCTTTGATCGTAATCGTTCCTCGTTTCAATCCCCCAATGCCAAATTTGCTTCTGATCCTACAAAGAAGAGAGAAGATTCTCAATCTGATGTTAACTTCTTGGAAAAATTCAAGCTTGGGCTTGAAAACAAGAGAGAAAGAGTACCCTCTGAGTCAGAAGCAATGCATAGAAAAGAGCATGAAGAAAAGCTTTCCCCACCAGAGGATGCTGATGAgattttcaagaaaatgaaaGAGACAGGTCTTATCCCCAATGCTGTAGCCATGCTTGATGGTTTATGTAAAGATGGGCTTATCCAAGAAGCAATGAAGCTTTTTGGATTAATGAGGGAAAAGGGTACAATCCCGGAAGTTGTAATATACACAGCTGTTGTTGATGGCTTCTGCAAAGCACACAAGCTTGAGGATGCAAAGAGAATTTTCAGGAAGATGCAATCAAAAG CTGGACATTCTCCAAATGTCACCACATTTGTGGGCTTGGTTGATGGATTGTGCAAGGAGAAGGGTGTGGAAGAAGCAGTGAATGTTATTGGAACCTTAAAACAAAAGGGATTTCTGGTTAATGATAAAGCTGTTAGACAGTTCCTGGATAAGAGGGCTCCTTTTTCACCTTTGGTTTGGGAAGCAATATTTGGGAAGAAAACCTCTCAGAAAGcattctaa